From the genome of SAR324 cluster bacterium:
TTGGTAAACAAAGAGTGTAAAAAATTTATATTTCTGGCACCCAAACAAAATTGGCCAGCTATTGAACAAAGAATTCTGGGTATAAAAAAAATATTATCAGAGAATAATTTAAATATTGAAATTGTTGAATGTGGAGACGAAGGACTGAGCGATACTAAATCAGCAGTTCTAAATTATATTGAAAGACAAGGTCTTCCAGAAGCGATTATAAGTGGCAATGATAAAATGGCGATGGCTGCAATAAGAATTTTAAGTGAAAAAGGAATTAGTGTTCCAGATGATGTGAAAATCACTGGATTTAATGCATTTGAAACTGCCATGTATATAACACCAAATTTAGTGACTATTCAATCAAAAGCTTACGAAATTGGTGTAGAAGCAGGAAGAATTTTAATAGACTCAATTAAGAGCAAGATAATTGAAAATAATGAAATTATATTTCCTGTAAGTTTAGTTGTTGGAGAATCAGCTTAGTATGATTAATTAAAATATATTGATAGATGGTTAAAAATGAATGATTTGATCGAAAATGAATTAAGGGAACTATTCTGCTCATTAGTCTCAGATGTGTTAGATGAATTAGGCTATGAAAATCAAGCTTTCCCCCACTATATTCGACCATTGGACGAAAACTTACGTCTAATTGGTCGTGCGAGGACGATGCTGTATACAGATATTTATGAAAGACCCAGAAAAAATGAAAACCAATACGAATTGGAAATTAAATTAGTGGACAGCCTCCAACAAGGAGATGTTGCCGTCGCAGCTTGCGGTAGTTCAAATCGTATTGCCCCGTGGGGTGGGTTGTTAAGTACCGCTGCAAGGGTGAAAAAAGCGAATGGGGCCATAATGGATGGGTTTGTCAGAGATGTTCAGCAGATTAAGAAGATTGGCTTTCCAGTATATGCCGCTGGCATTGCTCCCCTAGATAGTAAGGGAAGGGGAAAGGTGATTGAGATCGATGCGCCTGTAGAGTGCGCAGGTGTGAGAGTGTGTCCCGGCGACATTATTTTTGGTGATGCTGATGGGTGTGTTGCTATTCCACAGCAAATTCTTTCTGAAGTTCTTTCTTGTAGTTCTGAAAAATTAGAATCTGAAAAAGGAACGTTATTGGCTTTAGAATCAGGCAGAAGTTTAAAAGATGTTTTTCAAGAATTTGGAGTGTTATAGTAAACTTTATCTAAATTAAGTATTGTACAGGTCAATGAAGAAAATTCTGAATATTGATGGTGTAACAGTCGGGATCGTATTTTTAGCTTTAATTCTTGTCTTTATGCTAACAGCACCAAGGGCATTTTTAAATTTTCGTGTTTATATGAGTTTCTTTGCAACTGTTCCACCACCGCTAATTATTGCTCTTGGGATCACCTTAGTAGCAGTTGCAGGTGAAATGGATCTTTCGTTCCCGTCAACTGTTGCCTTGTCAAGCTATATATTTGCTTATTTGTTTGAAAATTTTCAATTATCCTGGTTAGCATTTTTGATTGCAATTTTGGCGGGTGCAACTGTTGGCTTTGTTAATGGAATAGTTATTACAATGCTAGGAATACCATCACTTATTGCAACACTTGCGTTGTTATTTCTGTGGGGTGGTTTTGTGACTATAATTTCTGGAGGGATACAGTTAGCAATTCCAAAAATCTATGAGACACCAATTCATAATTTTTTAGTTGGTAGGTTGGAACAATTTTTTCCAGTCCAAATTTTATGGGCAATTTTAATTTCAATAATTATCTGGTTATTACTAAATCGACATAAATTTGGAGAGAATTTGTTATTCATTGGAGATAATTCAGAAGTAGCCAAAATGATGGGAATCAATGTGATTTGGGAGAAGATTAAGCTATTTACCCTGTCTGGGACATTATCTAGTGTTGGAGGTGTATTCTTGACTTTAGAAACCACTTCTTATTTTTCTAGTCAAGGGATGGGTTATCTTTTGACTGTAATTGCCGCCGTCTTCATTGGAGGCACATCAATTTTCGGAGGATCTGGCCGAGTAATTGGAACAGTGTTCGCCGTTTTCATTGTTACAGTTATTGAGGCTGGTTTAGTCGCTTCCGGAATTCAGGGTTTCTGGACCCGGTTCTTTATCGGACTGGTATTCATTTTAGCAGTCTCGATTAACACCTTGCTTGAAAATCCTGGCAAAGTTCCCCTTGTTCGATTTTTAAGAGCAAAGGGATTTTTTCAAACACTATGAAGGAGACTTGTTATGAAGAAGCTAATTTACAAGAGCATTTTTCTGTTCTGCTTTCTTTTCTACATCCCTTTCTGCGCATGGAGCGATGAACGACCAGCCATAGAAGGGGATTTGACAATTTATATGCAAATGGGCGGAAATTCCGGAGGGCCAGCAACCCTGGCTAGAGAACTCGGAGCCAGAGACGCAGCCAGAATTTTAGATGTCAACTTGATTGAACAGCACTCAGAGTGGAATCCTCAAAGAATGTTGCAACAAGCTAACGAAGCTCTCGCAGCAGTGCCAGATGCTATCATTGTCATGGGCCATCCAGGTACTAAATCAATGACGACTTTTCTCCAAAAAGCGTCCAGAGATGGAGTAAAAGTCATTGTTGGTAACAATAACTTACCTGGATCAGGGCGAAGTTATTTTGGTTTGGATAATTATGAGGCAGGGGTCAACCT
Proteins encoded in this window:
- a CDS encoding RraA family protein, with the translated sequence MNDLIENELRELFCSLVSDVLDELGYENQAFPHYIRPLDENLRLIGRARTMLYTDIYERPRKNENQYELEIKLVDSLQQGDVAVAACGSSNRIAPWGGLLSTAARVKKANGAIMDGFVRDVQQIKKIGFPVYAAGIAPLDSKGRGKVIEIDAPVECAGVRVCPGDIIFGDADGCVAIPQQILSEVLSCSSEKLESEKGTLLALESGRSLKDVFQEFGVL
- a CDS encoding ABC transporter permease, giving the protein MKKILNIDGVTVGIVFLALILVFMLTAPRAFLNFRVYMSFFATVPPPLIIALGITLVAVAGEMDLSFPSTVALSSYIFAYLFENFQLSWLAFLIAILAGATVGFVNGIVITMLGIPSLIATLALLFLWGGFVTIISGGIQLAIPKIYETPIHNFLVGRLEQFFPVQILWAILISIIIWLLLNRHKFGENLLFIGDNSEVAKMMGINVIWEKIKLFTLSGTLSSVGGVFLTLETTSYFSSQGMGYLLTVIAAVFIGGTSIFGGSGRVIGTVFAVFIVTVIEAGLVASGIQGFWTRFFIGLVFILAVSINTLLENPGKVPLVRFLRAKGFFQTL